Proteins encoded together in one Ogataea parapolymorpha DL-1 chromosome III, whole genome shotgun sequence window:
- a CDS encoding Methylthioribose-1-phosphate isomerase has protein sequence MSLEAIKFDSQRVTLEILNQLLVPYDTQYLSVGSMAPCDADTSFSGYEAIKGMYTRGAPAIMLVGCFSVVVELDRVINKNDNPFGYNKDDLAEFKAQLEKRIDLLVESRPTAVNLLNGCNEMKKIIQDKQSLKELYSGLFDFTVKLYKDDLESNYSIGANGVKYIYQELEKEGFTGEFSVMTICNTGSLATSGYGTALGIIRALHQEARSNSTRMSHVYACETRPYNQGSRLTAYELQYEKIPFTLITDNMVSFLVDSLARQKTNRSLPSTAPIKFIIVGADRIVKNGDLANKIGTFQLSLIASLYPSIKFVGAAPTTTIDFTRNTGDEIVIEQRPKRELTEIMGAAVDKDGSFVQGENGVQLQKVRMAPAGIDVWNPSFDVTPHENIDCIVTEKKYFLKKDGVFNLE, from the coding sequence GCATGGCGCCATGTGACGCGGACACGTCGTTTTCTGGGTACGAGGCCATCAAAGGCATGTACACCAGAGGAGCGCCGGCCATCATGCTTGTGGGGtgtttttctgtggttgtggagctggacagggtgatcaacaagaacgaCAATCCATTTGGATACAATAAGGACGATTTGGCAGAGTTTAAGGCCCAATTGGAGAAGAGAATTGACCTTCTTGTTGAATCCAGACCAACGGCCGTCAACCTGCTCAATGGCTGCAACgagatgaaaaaaatcatccagGACAAACAGAGTTTGAAAGAGTTGTACTCGGGCCTGTTTGACTTCACCGTCAAGCTGTACAAAGACGATTTGGAGTCGAACTATTCCATAGGAGCGAACGGGGTGAAATACATCTaccaggagctggagaaagaaggATTTACGGGCGAGTTTTCCGTCATGACCATCTGCAACACGGGCTCGCTGGCAACCTCTGGCTACGGAACTGCTCTGGGAATTATCCGGGCATTGCACCAAGAGGCCAGGTCCAACTCGACCAGAATGAGCCATGTGTACGCATGCGAAACTAGACCGTATAACCAGGGCTCAAGATTGACCGCGTACGAGCTGCAATACGAAAAGATCCCCTTCACGCTCATCACAGACAATATGGTGTCGTTTTTGGTGGACTCGCTGGCACGCCAGAAAACCAACAGATCGCTGCCAAGCACGGCTCCAATAAAATTTATTATCGTGGGAGCAGACAGAATAGTGAAGAATGGCGACCTTGCCAATAAAATTGGcactttccagctctcgcTGATCGCGTCGCTGTACCCATCGATCAAGTTCGTCGGGGCGGCGCCTACAACGACGATCGACTTCACCAGAAACACTGGAGACGAGATCGTTATTGAGCAACGGCCGAAGAGAGAGCTCACGGAAATTATGGGAGCAGCAGTCGACAAGGACGGCTCTTTTGTCCAGGGAGAAAACGGTGTTCAGCTACAGAAAGTCAGAATGGCGCCGGCCGGCATAGACGTGTGGAACCCATCTTTTGACGTGACGCCGCACGAAAACATCGACTGTATCGTGacggagaaaaaatatttcttgAAAAAAGACGGGGTGTTCAATCTCGAATAA